The nucleotide window CCAAACTGGAATGAGCTGATGACTTATGATTGTCTGCAATTTGGCAATGGGCtgaagctacacagtgagaggctAGCGTGTATTATTTTCTAGTCCTTTACATTTTCCCTTcattgggccagcaagatggctcactgtgtaaaggcacttgcttagAAACCCgaccacctgagttcagttctctgggacccacgtggtggcaGGAGAGGACAGGCTCCCACAcactgacttctgacctccacacgggTTGTCCTAGAtcgggttactattgctgtgatgaaacaccatgatcaaaagtcAGTTGGggggggaagggtttatttgccttatgCCTCAGCTGTAGTCCACTTGTAGGCTaccattggaggaagtcaggacaggcactcaaacaaggcaggagcctggaggcaggagcttgtTCCTCGTGGCTTGCCTAGCctacttcctttttttgttttcaagacagggtttctctgtgtagctttgcgcctttcctggaactcactctgtagctcaggctggcctcgaactcgcagagatccgcctggctctgcctctgctttcttatagaacccagaaccaccaatccagagatggcaccacccaccatgggctggaccctcccccacaatcactaattaagaaaatgccctgcagccggatcttacggaggcattttctcaattgaggttccctcctttcagatgactctagcttgtgtcaagttgacataaaactagccagtacatgGCATGtgtaccctacacacacacacacacacacacacacacacacacacattatataattttaatgaaattcttcCCTCATCCACTTTAAGCTTTCAGTATTTGTGACTACCTTTGCATCTGGGAGGCATGGTCCAAACACCTCCAACAAAAGCCTGTCTTTTCTCACTGCTTTTTCAAAGTCTGCAAAAGAGATCTTGCCATCATTGTCATGATCCTAGAGAGAAAAGTGATTTCATGATAAATGATAAAAGTCTTTTTAATTTTGCCATAGAAAACTAGCTGTGTAGACTGCCAAGCAAAACTAGAAGTTCATACCGCGGAAGACATTGACACAAATCTCtgggtatttatttattagtaGAAGTCACTGATTGATTATTCTAACCTGAGTCTTCTTTGCTATACACAATACAGCCCTGTCAATAACACACACTGGAATTGAGGAATAATGCAAAACATTGGAAGGGAGAACTATATTAACCTACTGCCCCTTTTGCAATTAAATAAGTATAGTGTGGCTCAGATTTTTTGGCACAATTTTATCCTCTAAAGGCTTTATTTAGGAGCTCATCAGGTAGAAATGACAGCCATTAAGGACAAGGCACCTGGAATTATCATGGTGGCTGTCCAGGCTGGGTTAGATTCATGGAATGGAGGCTGCAGACGCCTGCTAGAATATTAGAGGGTTGAGAGCTGGGTAAGTAGGGAGGTGTGGGGAGCCTGCAGAGTTCTGTCCACCTGAGTCACAGTAGAAAACGGGTGTAAGCCAGCAAAGTGTTCTGGACAAGGCTTATGAGAGATTCCGTGTGTTGTGCAGAATCCAGGGCATGGGGACTGCTTCAGATTGAGTTGGATGAGATGTCCCTGACTTCATTGTTGTGCATAACTTCAGAATCCAATCTAGAGGAAAATGTGAGTGGCcatcagaaaaagaaatattccaTAAAAATTTCCTTTCCAGATAGGAATTTGGGGACATCTTGTCACTGAAGAAGGCATCTGCACTCAGCCTGAGCAGCAGCTAGTATTTCTACAAGAGCATACTTTGTAGGTGTTCGACACTGACCTTCCTGTTCTGTTTCCCATCTTTCTCccgtttctgtctctctgtccctctctgtctctccctttctctgtatctgtctctctctctctctttctctgtgtgtctctccctctgtctgtgtccatctctcctctccctcaccctctgtgtgtgtgtgagagagacagagacagtctcAGAGTGTGGCCCTGGCTCGCCTTGACCTTGCAGTCCTTTAGACATCCAAGTGCTAGATgcaggtgtgcagcaccatgcctagctcgctcttctctgagcctcagtgatatcagggagtttgctgggGCTGCCCTGTATTCACAAACCCTCACTCCAAACAGTTCCGGGTCCTTGTAAGAAAAGAGTGGACATCAATATTCTTGTAATAAGGAGCCACTACTGTGAGGCTTTATGGCTTTAATTCTGCTTCAgtttttctcatctgcaaaatggaaatAATAGTTCTAaggataaaatgaatgaatagtaTAGAGGGCCCTGAAAGGCCTGCTATGTAGTAAGCACTCTATAAGggtcaaatatttttattgttattttgctgAAATGAGTGTTGAGATAAATTGAAAGAGGGAGAACACGAAGACAAAAAGCACAGATTTTACATCTATTGAATCTAGCCTCCTCCCAAATTAATAAGGTTTTACTGATAGtactcttttaaaataattaaatagcaTTTCTTTTACATAATGCCTCTCTAGTCACTGAACATTCCATATGTACTGAGCACCTGTTTTCAGTGAGGCATTGTTCTAGGCAGTGGGTagagcagaagaggaagtgagaaCTGCCCGTGGGAAAGTGACTCATCGTGGAGGAAAGGCAGCCGCTGCTCGTTCACAGCCTTGTGCAGCAGTTGCCGCTTGAGTGCAGTGCACGCCATGCCCGTGCTTACCATTTTCTTCAGGCTTATCTCCACCAGCTCCCTTATTCCTTCATCATTGTCTTCTTCAGGGGACTGCTGGGAGAGACTGTTCTTCAGCATGTCAAAAATCTTCTCCCGGGAAATATAACCGTCTCCAGTTAAATAATAGACTTCAAAACAGACTTCATAAAGCATAGGAATAAAAAATTGAACCAATAAAATACCATTAGTTAGTTCAGCATAAGATAATTAGTGATAAATATACACTTACTGATCTGATCCACTATATGGCAGAGGTTTTCTAAAAAAGTGCTTCTTGTTAAATTTCTTTCCCAGGATTAAATACCCCTTGGGAGCTAAAAGAAGAGCTTGTAGTTCCTGGATTTGGGGTTTGAAAATGTACCAAGCTGCAATAAATGAGGTGGAATTTTTAACTAACTTGTTTGGATGCTTACATATGTGTTTTTgcattaagtgtgtgtgtgtgtgtgtgtgtgtgtgtgtgtgtgtgtgtgtgctctgcatATAGACtataaaaataaagcacacaCTTTACTGCATTCTTGGAAAAGCACTCCCCCACTCCCAGTACATTCAGATAGTGAATGTGGTCATGTCCTTGGGGTTTGCCCATCTGCCTTATCTTCACGCCTCTCTCTGGAGAGGAACTCATGCTGTCCATCTCAGATGACCTTTTTAATGTCCTGGCAATGTAGCAGTGAAGTAGCTTTCCTGGAGTTAGTGTAGCTAAATGTTTTGGCAAAAACCAGTAATAAACCTGAGTGTCAGATGAGTTGGGTGGCCGTTAAATTTCTCCAGTCCACAGCATAACACACAAAGTTTGAGAACAAGCCTAAGTAGAAAATAGCGTTCCCCAAATGAGCTCCTCCTAAAATGTGTAAGAAGCATTTTAGGAAGTGGGATTAGAAAAGACACATCGTCTTCAGTGTGATGCTGTTTAATCATGCAACTCTGTTCAGTGCCCCAACTGTGTTCACCAGTGATTAGTGTTCCCACAAGGGTTGGTGTCCATGACACAGCTTTGCACTTCTCAGTGAGACTGTGTAAGAACCTGTAAGGTTGGAGGAGGTGGAGTGGAGAGGGAGATGGCTTAGAGTGCTTGCTTTAAAatgtgtgaggctctggattcagtccccagcacagcaCTGCACCCCAGACACTGCAGAGTGGGAACTACACACGTGACCTCATGAAATAGCAAATATGAAGGGAACCGCAAGAGCACAAAAGTACTAAATGTCAGAgaagtttgtttttcaaaatactgCTACAAAATGTTAGTGTGTCTTTAGCTTAGAGgtttttctgggggggggggcattcaagacagggtttctctgatctgcctgcctctgcctcccgagtgctgggattaaaggcgcgtgccaccgccgcccggctcacttagagatatttttattagaaaatgtgtgtgtgtgtgtgtgtgtgtgtgtgtgtgtgtgtgtgtgtgtccatgtgagtgTATGCCCCgtatgtgcaggtgcctgcagaggccagaagagggtattgagtcccctggagctagacagattacagacagttgtgagccacccagtgtgggtgctaggaatcaaacctgggttcctGGGAAAACTCTGATTCCCTTTATCCTCCAGGCATCTTTTTCTATGTCCCAAATCCAAATTCAAGTGAAAGAGCAAAAAGATACGCAGATCTGCTCAACTACAAAGAACTCTGcagtcttttcttaaaagcaaaaatGGATATGTTAAGCAGTTTGTTTCTCTGAAAACTGGTGTCTAAAATGGTTTTTAtcctgttccagggaatcctATCAGCAGGAGTAAAACACAGGAAATGGACATCACCCTGGGGTGGGGGATTGCAGACCAGAGTTACTGCTGTGCAGAGCTGTGGCTCAGGACAAGCTTCCCAGTGCCCAGCATTCCTTCTATTTAGAACACCCCCATTGGGCTTGGATTGCCTGTGGCCTCTTCTCTCACTTTCCTGTCATGAAGACCAGAGGGATGTTGGTGTCTGGGCTGTTCGGGTGTGTTGGGCTTCGTCCTCATTCTCTTGTGGTGGAGTGCAGTAACACAGGCCCAACCCTGCATCGAGGCCTTTGTCCTGCTGAGCCCAGACAAGATCAGAAACCTTCGCTTTGTCAGCTGACCCTTAGTGGCTGTTCTTAACCCGGGCTGTAACCCACCCTAGTGACAATTGAGCATTACAGACTCAGTAGAGGCAGTGGGTCACAACTGGGTCCCCAATTCAtcctttgtgggttttttcttatttttcactcttatgtatgcatgcatggatTTATGCTCATGGAGGTCAGCGGACAACTCTCAGGAATTGGTTCTCCTACCATGTGCGTTCTGGGATTTTACTCAGGTTGACGGATTTGGTGGCAAGCGCCCTTCCCTGACCACCTACCTTGCTGGCCCTTTATTTCTGTTTGATATGTTATGAGGCATTTTTACAAGGTTGTTTTAGAGAACACTGATTTCATCTTTTTGATTATATAAGCATTCACTTGTGAGCAGACATTCCTGGAAGAAGCTACTTCTACAAATGAGAACTCTAGTAAGTTTGGGGTCTAGAGCCTAATTATTTGCCACCTCTGATCTAACATCCTTGTGGCTATTTGGTAAATCCTTTGGAATGTTTCCACCAGCCCAGAAGCTAAGAAAGTCCTCAGTGAGGCCTGTAACAGGTCCCCTCCATGCTGTGGCCACCTACCAAATGCTGCCACCAATTTTGACTTATGACTTTGTTGTTTGTTATTATGGAAACTTCACAAAATTGCTGCCACATTGGAATGTGCAATTTGGGTAAAGCTGAATGTTCCCAGCTGTGGTCCCTCTAGTGAGCTTCAGAATAAACACTCTTGTCCCTGTGGGGGTGACAGCTCCATCTGTTGGTACACCAGCACACTAACAGAATTGATGGGCATAGCGCTAAGCCAGCGAGTGCTTCTTACATTTCATCTTCTCTTCAAAAGTCCCCCGGAGAAACACTGCCAGGCCTTTCACCCACTCCTGCACATTTACGTAGTTGTCACTGTCTTTGTCAAATACGAAGAACACTACAAAGGAGGAACTGTGTGAGCGTGTTGTAATTGTTTTACACCCCCTACCCCGCCGGGTTCAGATAGAAAACCTTTTCTTACAAATTGAGGGGGAACCGTTGGGGTGTTACCTTTCGAAAGGATCAAAATTATTGGAAATGTGGGCTTTCCCCCCTTTATTTCTAAAGCAGAAGAGTCACTCCACACAATGAGCAATAGTGATCTTCATTTGTGGTGGTTTATGTGGTTGCTAGAGCCAAGAAAGCCATGGAGCTAATTAATGACATAATTttaataatcaaaaataaaaagtgaaaaacctGATGTAGAGTTTCCACAATGTCTCAAAGTAAGTTACTaatgttaaacattttttaagttcTTATGTAGTTAtcatttgatgtgtgtgtgtgtgtgtgtgtgtgtgtctgtgtgtgtctgtgtgtgtctgtgtatacaaaCATGTACCGCGGCTCTGTGTGTAGGTCAAAGCCTTGTGGAACTGACTCTCTTCTATTTTAggttggttctggggatcacagCTCAGGAAGTCAGACTtgagcaagcacctttacccactgacctatCTTGCCAGTCCAATTTTTAGTTACCAATGAAACTTTATTATCTATAGAAAAACATTCAAATGTTACTTGTTCTTTGGAGATGAAGGTGTATTGATGATTTTGTTTGTGGTGATCTtttcacagatgtgtgtgtgtcatatctTACCAAATGTATAGTTTAATGATTTACTATAGAATTTAACTGGATATACCAATCACTATCTTGTTTTAGACATATGACTTTAAATATTCCCAATATAACAAGTCACCATCTTTTGTATTCACACAtttctatgaagaaaaaaaaaagccaaaaatgatTTACACATTGGTGGCATGGACTTTCATGATTCACATCTGTGGCGTGTACTTTCATGGTTAAAAGCCCTCAGttttttatccttaaaaaaaaaatactgctagGCTCTGTAGTTCAGTGGTGATGATTTCTCAAAACTTCTCTGCTCTGAGGCACAAAATTCTGATGGGCTTGTGTTAAAAACCATCCTCACATTCCCTCTGGGTATGTGTTTGCAGCACTTTCCTACCAGAATTATTCCTTTCTAGTTGGGCACTGAGAGAAAGTCCAGTCCTGTGAAAAGGACACTCAGATGGGATCAGTTTTAGGTTGGTACATTTCGGTTTACTGTGACTCCTTACCCCTGTTCATTAACATGTCATCAGTCATTCCGAACACGCTGTGCAGGATCCCTCGAAATGTGTTGCAGTCCAGCCTGGCATTAACAAGCTTTCCACTGGGTCTTTCCACAAAGCTATAGAAAAGGCGTATGAGACATTCAATTTCACTTTTCTTGACTGTAAAATGAGAAGACAAATAAGATGTAGCGTTAATCACCGAGTTATTCAATGCAATCACAGCTGTTTAGTTCTTATGATGCCAGATGGCCATATAGGATGTGAATTTGTTACTGAGTAATTTGTAGTGTTGGGCTTCTACCAGATCTGCGGGCTTCACAATGGAAATCTGGGGTAGTCACACATGGGGCTCTCGTTCCAGACTTAGTGATGTTTAGGCATGCACAGGTGACTGGTGCGGTCAGGACAGAAACTGGCATTCGACCTGGGGGTGGGCATAAGACCTAAAGCATCTggactgtttccatttcttttctgagATTTATTTAATTTGGTTTTCTGTATACATATATGGGTGTCTTCCTGACACGTATATCTGTACCACGTGTGCAGTACCCTTGAGGCTCGAACAGGGCATGGATTCTCgggagctggagttgtagctggttgtgagcccccatgggaactgagcctgggccttctgcaagagcagcaagtgctcttaaacatggAAAGAGCTCTCTAGCCCCGTTCCTATGTCTTATCCTAAACTGCTAAGACTTAACGACTCCTCGGTGCCCTCTCTAGTAACAGCTGAGTTGTCGGGGTGCTCTCAGATTCTGCAGTCCCTTGAATGTCTAATTCTATGACTCAACAGCTACTTGAGAGAACAGAAATGGGGAGAGGCAGCTGGTTGCCAcgtcattttgttttcctttttttttttttttttcttgatcctttcctcctgtgtgtgaaggaaggtgGGGGAGAAATAACCTTCTTTGTAAATACTCAGTTTACAACATGTGGGTTCTATGTGAAGAAGGCAGTTTCTATGTGAAGAAGGAAGTCCTTAGGGTAGTGATTGGTAATCTTGAGAGTAAGCAATTCAAAGGTGCctaataacatttattttgtagACCAAATTACGATCTCTTTCTCCTTAATAGAATGTCATACTATAGCAGTGCAGCTCTGAAGTAGGATCCGTCTATGTCTAACGGGACACCCAGGAACCGGGGAGTGGATACAGACTTGACTCCTGCCCTCAAGGCTGTTGCAGGCTGGGCAGGAGGTACGTGAGGGactgtggtgtggctcagtggtggaaggcttgcctagcatgtgtggtCACCAGCTCCTCTTAAACCAGCTGTGAAGTGTTAGAAAAAGTATTATACGTCACACACCAAAGGAAGGGGTTGTGAACTAGGGAAGGTGCTGAGcaataaaacattaaaagtgGGGGTGTCACTGGAGTGGAGTCTCTCAAAGGAGCAGGCACTCACCCGGGAGGCAGCTGGAAGACTCAGGGGTTTGAGTTCTGAGAGCAAAAAGGGGTCCATGGGGCATGTtcgtagatttatttttaaatcagaaatgtttattttttattttttctgacatat belongs to Peromyscus eremicus chromosome 3, PerEre_H2_v1, whole genome shotgun sequence and includes:
- the LOC131906649 gene encoding calaxin-like isoform X1 — encoded protein: MEQRALKKLVESISKTVKSFKKSEIECLIRLFYSFVERPSGKLVNARLDCNTFRGILHSVFGMTDDMLMNRVFFVFDKDSDNYVNVQEWVKGLAVFLRGTFEEKMKFCFEVYYLTGDGYISREKIFDMLKNSLSQQSPEEDNDEGIRELVEISLKKMDHDNDGKISFADFEKAVRKDRLLLEVFGPCLPDAKSHGNESSIGLDKDKTAQQRNRTEGPEMNLQLQPRNF
- the LOC131906649 gene encoding calaxin-like isoform X2, whose amino-acid sequence is MEQRALKKLVESISKTVKSFKKSEIECLIRLFYSFVERPSGKLVNARLDCNTFRGILHSVFGMTDDMLMNRVFFVFDKDSDNYVNVQEWVKGLAVFLRGTFEEKMKFCFEVYYLTGDGYISREKIFDMLKNSLSQQSPEEDNDEGIRELVEISLKKMDHDNDGKISFADFEKAVRKDRLLLEVFGPCLPDAKNCLHFEALVFRNKPPASF